One Lemur catta isolate mLemCat1 chromosome 15, mLemCat1.pri, whole genome shotgun sequence genomic window carries:
- the SEZ6 gene encoding seizure protein 6 homolog isoform X1, protein MRPAALLLLPALLALLAHGLSSEAPTVGEGQAPGIEETNGELTAAPTPEQPERGVHFVTTAPTLKLLNHHPLLEEFLQEGLERGEEELRPALPFQPDPPTPFTPSPLPRLANQDSRPVFTSPTPAMAAAPTQPQSREGPWSLESEPPVLHITAPLPPGPSMAVPTLGPGERPSSTPPSRAWTPTQEGPGDLGRPWAPEVVSQTTGLGIEGIIATSTASGDDEETTTTTTIVTTTITTVRPPGPCSWNFSGPEGSLDSPTAPSSPPDVGLDCFYYISVYPGYGVEIKVQNISLREGETVTVEGLGGPDPLPLANQSFLLRGQVIRSPTHQAALRFQSLPPPAGPGTFHFHYQAYLLSCHFPRRPAYGDVTVTSLHPGGSARFYCATGYQLKGARLLTCLNATQPFWDSQEPVCIAACGGVIRNATTGRIVSPGFPGNYSNNLTCHWLLEAPEGQRLHLHFEKVSLAEDDDRLIIRNGDNVEAPPVYDSYEVEYLPIEGLLSSGRHFFVDLSTDSSGAAAGMALRYEAFQQGHCYEPFVKYGNFSSSAPSYPVGTTVEFSCDPGYTLEQGSIIIECVDPHDPQWNETEPACRAVCSGEITDSAGVVLSPNWPEPYGRGQDCIWGVHVEEDKRIMLDVRVLRIGPGDVLTFYDGDDLTARVLGQYSGPRGHFKLFTSMADVTIQFQSDPGTSVLGYQQGFVIHFFEVPRNDTCPELPDIPNGWKSPSQPELVHGTVVTYQCYPGYQVVGSSVLMCQWDLTWSEDLPSCQRVTSCHDPGDVEHSRRLVSSPKFPVGATVQYICDQGFVLTGSAILTCHDRQAGSPKWSDRAPKCLLEQLKPCHGLSAPENGARSPEKQLHPAGATVHFSCAPGYVLKGQASIKCVPGHPSHWSDPPPICRAASLDGFYSSRSLDVAKAPAASSTLDAAHIAAAIFLPLVAMALLVGGVYLYFSRFQGKTSLQLPRTRPRPYSRITVESAFDNPTYETGSLSFAGDERI, encoded by the exons ATGCGCCCGGCAGCCCTGCTGCTCCTGCCCGCGCTGCTGGCGCTCCTGGCTCACG GACTCTCCTCAGAGGCCCCAACcgtgggggaagggcaagccCCAGGCATTGAGGAGACAAATGGGGAGCTGACAGCGGCCCCCACACCTGAGCAGCCAGAACGAGGTGTCCACTTCGTCACAACGGCCCCCACTCTGAAGCTGCTCAACCACCACCCACTGCTTGAGGAATTCCTACaagaggggctggagaggggcgAGGAGGAGCTGAGGCCAGCACTGCCCTTCCAGCCTGACCCACCTACACCTTTCACCCCGAGTCCCCTTCCCCGCCTGGCCAACCAGGACAGCCGCCCTGTCTTCACCAGCCCCACTCCGGCCATGGCGGCAGCACCCACTCAGCCCCAGTCCAGGGAAGGACCCTGGAGCCTGGAGTCAGAGCCCCCTGTGCTTCACATCACAGCTCCCCTACCTCCAGGGCCCAGCATGGCAGTGCCCACCCTGGGCCCAGGGGAGAGGCCCAGCTCTACACCCCCTAGCAGAGCCTGGACTCCAACCCAAGAGGGTCCTGGAGACCTGGGCAGGCCATGGGCTCCAGAGGTTGTGTCCCAGACCACAGGGCTTGGGATCGAGGGGATCATTGCCACCTCCACAGCTTCAGGGGACGATGAGGagaccaccactaccaccaccattgtcaccaccaccatcaccacagtcCGGCCACCAG GCCCTTGTAGCTGGAATTTCTCCGGCCCAGAGGGCTCTCTGGACTCCCCCACGGCCCCCAGCTCACCTCCTGATGTCGGCCTGGACTGTTTCTACTACATCTCTGTCTACCCTGGCTACGGCGTGGAAATCAAG GTCCAGAACATCAGCCTCCGGGAGGGGGAGACGGTGACCGTGGAGGGTCTGGGGGGACCTGACCCACTGCCCCTGGCCAACCAGTCTTTCCTGCTTCGGGGCCAAGTCATCCGCAGCCCCACCCACCAAGCGGCCCTGAGGTTCCAGAGTCTCCCACCACCTGCTGGGCCTGGCACCTTCCATTTCCACTACCAAG CCTATCTCCTGAGCTGCCACTTTCCCCGACGTCCAGCTTATGGAGATGTGACTGTCACCAGCCTCCATCCAGGAGGCAGCGCCCGCTTCTACTGTGCCACTGGCTACCAGCTGAAGGGTGCCAGGCTCCTTACCTGTCTCAATGCCACCCAGCCCTTCTGGGATTCTCAGGAGCCTGTCTGCATCG CTGCCTGTGGTGGAGTGATCCGCAATGCTACCACTGGCCGCATCGTGTCTCCCGGCTTCCCGGGCAACTACAGCAACAACCTCACCTGCCACTGGCTGCTTGAGGCTCCTGAGGGCCAGCGGCTACACCTGCACTTTGAGAAAGTTTCCCTAGCAGAGGATGATGACAG GCTCATCATTCGCAATGGGGACAACGTGGAGGCCCCGCCAGTGTACGATTCCTATGAGGTGGAATACCTGCCCATTGAGGGCCTGCTCAGCTCTGGCAGACACTTCTTTGTGGACCTCAGTACCGACAGCAGCGGGGCAGCGGCAGGCATGGCCCTGCGCTATGAGG CCTTCCAGCAGGGCCATTGCTATGAGCCTTTTGTCAAATACGGCAACTTCAGCAGTAGCGCACCCTCCTACCCTGTGGGTACCACTGTGGAGTTCAGCTGCGACCCTGGCTACACCCTGGAGCAGGGTTCCATCATCATCGAATGTGTCGACCCCCACGATCCCCAGTGGAATGAGACAGAGCCAGCCTGCCGAG CCGTGTGCAGTGGGGAGATCACAGACTCAGCCGGCGTGGTGCTCTCCCCCAACTGGCCCGAGCCCTACGGCCGAGGGCAGGACTGCATCTGGGGTGTGCACGTGGAAGAGGACAAGCGCATCATGCTGGATGTCCGAGT GCTGCGCATAGGCCCTGGTGACGTACTTACCTTCTATGATGGGGACGACCTGACAGCCCGGGTCCTGGGCCAGTACTCAGGGCCCCGTGGCCACTTCAAGCTCTTTACCTCCATGGCTGATGTTACCATCCAGTTCCAGTCGGACCCTGGGACCTCAGTGCTGGGCTACCAGCAGGGCTTCGTCATCCACTTCTTTG AGGTACCCCGCAATGACACATGTCCGGAGCTACCTGACATCCCCAATGGCTGGAAGAGCCCGTCGCAGCCTGAGCTGGTGCATGGCACTGTGGTCACTTACCAGTGCTACCCTGGCTACCAGGTGGTGGGATCCAGTGTCCTCATGTGCCAGTGGGACCTAACCTGGAGTGAGGACCTGCCCTCATGCCAGAGGG TGACTTCCTGTCATGACCCCGGAGACGTGGAGCACAGCCGACGCCTCGTATCCAGTCCCAAGTTTCCCGTGGGGGCCACCGTGCAGTATATCTGTGACCAGGGTTTTGTGCTGACGGGTAGTGCCATCCTCACCTGCCATGACCGTCAGGCCGGCAGCCCCAAGTGGAGTGACCGGGCCCCCAAATGTCTCT TGGAACAGCTCAAGCCATGCCATGGCCTTAGTGCCCCTGAGAATGGTGCCCGCAGTCCTGAGAAGCAGCTACACCCAGCAGGGGCTACTGTCCACTTCTCCTGTGCCCCTGGTTATGTGTTGAAGGGCCAGGCCAGCATCAAGTGTGTGCCTGGACACCCCTCACATTGGAGTGACCCCCCACCCATCTGCAGAGCTG CCTCTCTGGATGGGTTCTACAGCAGCCGCAGCCTGGATG TTGCCAAGGCACCTGCTGCTTCCAGCACCCTGGATGCTGCCCACATTGCAGCTGCCATCTTCTTGCCGCTGGTGGCAATGGCGCTGTTGGTGGGAGGTGTGTACCTTTACTTCTCCAG GTTCCAGGGAAAAACCTCCCTGCAGCTGCCCCGAACACGACCCCGCCCCTATAGCCGCATCACCGTAGAATCAGCATTTGACAATCCAACTTACGAGACTGGA TCTCTTTCCTTTGCAGGAGATGAGAGAATATGA
- the SEZ6 gene encoding seizure protein 6 homolog isoform X2 has product MRPAALLLLPALLALLAHGLSSEAPTVGEGQAPGIEETNGELTAAPTPEQPERGVHFVTTAPTLKLLNHHPLLEEFLQEGLERGEEELRPALPFQPDPPTPFTPSPLPRLANQDSRPVFTSPTPAMAAAPTQPQSREGPWSLESEPPVLHITAPLPPGPSMAVPTLGPGERPSSTPPSRAWTPTQEGPGDLGRPWAPEVVSQTTGLGIEGIIATSTASGDDEETTTTTTIVTTTITTVRPPGPCSWNFSGPEGSLDSPTAPSSPPDVGLDCFYYISVYPGYGVEIKVQNISLREGETVTVEGLGGPDPLPLANQSFLLRGQVIRSPTHQAALRFQSLPPPAGPGTFHFHYQAYLLSCHFPRRPAYGDVTVTSLHPGGSARFYCATGYQLKGARLLTCLNATQPFWDSQEPVCIAACGGVIRNATTGRIVSPGFPGNYSNNLTCHWLLEAPEGQRLHLHFEKVSLAEDDDRLIIRNGDNVEAPPVYDSYEVEYLPIEGLLSSGRHFFVDLSTDSSGAAAGMALRYEAFQQGHCYEPFVKYGNFSSSAPSYPVGTTVEFSCDPGYTLEQGSIIIECVDPHDPQWNETEPACRAVCSGEITDSAGVVLSPNWPEPYGRGQDCIWGVHVEEDKRIMLDVRVLRIGPGDVLTFYDGDDLTARVLGQYSGPRGHFKLFTSMADVTIQFQSDPGTSVLGYQQGFVIHFFEVPRNDTCPELPDIPNGWKSPSQPELVHGTVVTYQCYPGYQVVGSSVLMCQWDLTWSEDLPSCQRVTSCHDPGDVEHSRRLVSSPKFPVGATVQYICDQGFVLTGSAILTCHDRQAGSPKWSDRAPKCLLEQLKPCHGLSAPENGARSPEKQLHPAGATVHFSCAPGYVLKGQASIKCVPGHPSHWSDPPPICRAASLDGFYSSRSLDVAKAPAASSTLDAAHIAAAIFLPLVAMALLVGGVYLYFSRFQGKTSLQLPRTRPRPYSRITVESAFDNPTYETGEMREYEVSI; this is encoded by the exons ATGCGCCCGGCAGCCCTGCTGCTCCTGCCCGCGCTGCTGGCGCTCCTGGCTCACG GACTCTCCTCAGAGGCCCCAACcgtgggggaagggcaagccCCAGGCATTGAGGAGACAAATGGGGAGCTGACAGCGGCCCCCACACCTGAGCAGCCAGAACGAGGTGTCCACTTCGTCACAACGGCCCCCACTCTGAAGCTGCTCAACCACCACCCACTGCTTGAGGAATTCCTACaagaggggctggagaggggcgAGGAGGAGCTGAGGCCAGCACTGCCCTTCCAGCCTGACCCACCTACACCTTTCACCCCGAGTCCCCTTCCCCGCCTGGCCAACCAGGACAGCCGCCCTGTCTTCACCAGCCCCACTCCGGCCATGGCGGCAGCACCCACTCAGCCCCAGTCCAGGGAAGGACCCTGGAGCCTGGAGTCAGAGCCCCCTGTGCTTCACATCACAGCTCCCCTACCTCCAGGGCCCAGCATGGCAGTGCCCACCCTGGGCCCAGGGGAGAGGCCCAGCTCTACACCCCCTAGCAGAGCCTGGACTCCAACCCAAGAGGGTCCTGGAGACCTGGGCAGGCCATGGGCTCCAGAGGTTGTGTCCCAGACCACAGGGCTTGGGATCGAGGGGATCATTGCCACCTCCACAGCTTCAGGGGACGATGAGGagaccaccactaccaccaccattgtcaccaccaccatcaccacagtcCGGCCACCAG GCCCTTGTAGCTGGAATTTCTCCGGCCCAGAGGGCTCTCTGGACTCCCCCACGGCCCCCAGCTCACCTCCTGATGTCGGCCTGGACTGTTTCTACTACATCTCTGTCTACCCTGGCTACGGCGTGGAAATCAAG GTCCAGAACATCAGCCTCCGGGAGGGGGAGACGGTGACCGTGGAGGGTCTGGGGGGACCTGACCCACTGCCCCTGGCCAACCAGTCTTTCCTGCTTCGGGGCCAAGTCATCCGCAGCCCCACCCACCAAGCGGCCCTGAGGTTCCAGAGTCTCCCACCACCTGCTGGGCCTGGCACCTTCCATTTCCACTACCAAG CCTATCTCCTGAGCTGCCACTTTCCCCGACGTCCAGCTTATGGAGATGTGACTGTCACCAGCCTCCATCCAGGAGGCAGCGCCCGCTTCTACTGTGCCACTGGCTACCAGCTGAAGGGTGCCAGGCTCCTTACCTGTCTCAATGCCACCCAGCCCTTCTGGGATTCTCAGGAGCCTGTCTGCATCG CTGCCTGTGGTGGAGTGATCCGCAATGCTACCACTGGCCGCATCGTGTCTCCCGGCTTCCCGGGCAACTACAGCAACAACCTCACCTGCCACTGGCTGCTTGAGGCTCCTGAGGGCCAGCGGCTACACCTGCACTTTGAGAAAGTTTCCCTAGCAGAGGATGATGACAG GCTCATCATTCGCAATGGGGACAACGTGGAGGCCCCGCCAGTGTACGATTCCTATGAGGTGGAATACCTGCCCATTGAGGGCCTGCTCAGCTCTGGCAGACACTTCTTTGTGGACCTCAGTACCGACAGCAGCGGGGCAGCGGCAGGCATGGCCCTGCGCTATGAGG CCTTCCAGCAGGGCCATTGCTATGAGCCTTTTGTCAAATACGGCAACTTCAGCAGTAGCGCACCCTCCTACCCTGTGGGTACCACTGTGGAGTTCAGCTGCGACCCTGGCTACACCCTGGAGCAGGGTTCCATCATCATCGAATGTGTCGACCCCCACGATCCCCAGTGGAATGAGACAGAGCCAGCCTGCCGAG CCGTGTGCAGTGGGGAGATCACAGACTCAGCCGGCGTGGTGCTCTCCCCCAACTGGCCCGAGCCCTACGGCCGAGGGCAGGACTGCATCTGGGGTGTGCACGTGGAAGAGGACAAGCGCATCATGCTGGATGTCCGAGT GCTGCGCATAGGCCCTGGTGACGTACTTACCTTCTATGATGGGGACGACCTGACAGCCCGGGTCCTGGGCCAGTACTCAGGGCCCCGTGGCCACTTCAAGCTCTTTACCTCCATGGCTGATGTTACCATCCAGTTCCAGTCGGACCCTGGGACCTCAGTGCTGGGCTACCAGCAGGGCTTCGTCATCCACTTCTTTG AGGTACCCCGCAATGACACATGTCCGGAGCTACCTGACATCCCCAATGGCTGGAAGAGCCCGTCGCAGCCTGAGCTGGTGCATGGCACTGTGGTCACTTACCAGTGCTACCCTGGCTACCAGGTGGTGGGATCCAGTGTCCTCATGTGCCAGTGGGACCTAACCTGGAGTGAGGACCTGCCCTCATGCCAGAGGG TGACTTCCTGTCATGACCCCGGAGACGTGGAGCACAGCCGACGCCTCGTATCCAGTCCCAAGTTTCCCGTGGGGGCCACCGTGCAGTATATCTGTGACCAGGGTTTTGTGCTGACGGGTAGTGCCATCCTCACCTGCCATGACCGTCAGGCCGGCAGCCCCAAGTGGAGTGACCGGGCCCCCAAATGTCTCT TGGAACAGCTCAAGCCATGCCATGGCCTTAGTGCCCCTGAGAATGGTGCCCGCAGTCCTGAGAAGCAGCTACACCCAGCAGGGGCTACTGTCCACTTCTCCTGTGCCCCTGGTTATGTGTTGAAGGGCCAGGCCAGCATCAAGTGTGTGCCTGGACACCCCTCACATTGGAGTGACCCCCCACCCATCTGCAGAGCTG CCTCTCTGGATGGGTTCTACAGCAGCCGCAGCCTGGATG TTGCCAAGGCACCTGCTGCTTCCAGCACCCTGGATGCTGCCCACATTGCAGCTGCCATCTTCTTGCCGCTGGTGGCAATGGCGCTGTTGGTGGGAGGTGTGTACCTTTACTTCTCCAG GTTCCAGGGAAAAACCTCCCTGCAGCTGCCCCGAACACGACCCCGCCCCTATAGCCGCATCACCGTAGAATCAGCATTTGACAATCCAACTTACGAGACTGGA GAGATGAGAGAATATGAAGTCTCCATCTAG
- the SEZ6 gene encoding seizure protein 6 homolog isoform X3, which translates to MAAAPTQPQSREGPWSLESEPPVLHITAPLPPGPSMAVPTLGPGERPSSTPPSRAWTPTQEGPGDLGRPWAPEVVSQTTGLGIEGIIATSTASGDDEETTTTTTIVTTTITTVRPPGPCSWNFSGPEGSLDSPTAPSSPPDVGLDCFYYISVYPGYGVEIKVQNISLREGETVTVEGLGGPDPLPLANQSFLLRGQVIRSPTHQAALRFQSLPPPAGPGTFHFHYQAYLLSCHFPRRPAYGDVTVTSLHPGGSARFYCATGYQLKGARLLTCLNATQPFWDSQEPVCIAACGGVIRNATTGRIVSPGFPGNYSNNLTCHWLLEAPEGQRLHLHFEKVSLAEDDDRLIIRNGDNVEAPPVYDSYEVEYLPIEGLLSSGRHFFVDLSTDSSGAAAGMALRYEAFQQGHCYEPFVKYGNFSSSAPSYPVGTTVEFSCDPGYTLEQGSIIIECVDPHDPQWNETEPACRAVCSGEITDSAGVVLSPNWPEPYGRGQDCIWGVHVEEDKRIMLDVRVLRIGPGDVLTFYDGDDLTARVLGQYSGPRGHFKLFTSMADVTIQFQSDPGTSVLGYQQGFVIHFFEVPRNDTCPELPDIPNGWKSPSQPELVHGTVVTYQCYPGYQVVGSSVLMCQWDLTWSEDLPSCQRVTSCHDPGDVEHSRRLVSSPKFPVGATVQYICDQGFVLTGSAILTCHDRQAGSPKWSDRAPKCLLEQLKPCHGLSAPENGARSPEKQLHPAGATVHFSCAPGYVLKGQASIKCVPGHPSHWSDPPPICRAASLDGFYSSRSLDVAKAPAASSTLDAAHIAAAIFLPLVAMALLVGGVYLYFSRFQGKTSLQLPRTRPRPYSRITVESAFDNPTYETGSLSFAGDERI; encoded by the exons ATGGCGGCAGCACCCACTCAGCCCCAGTCCAGGGAAGGACCCTGGAGCCTGGAGTCAGAGCCCCCTGTGCTTCACATCACAGCTCCCCTACCTCCAGGGCCCAGCATGGCAGTGCCCACCCTGGGCCCAGGGGAGAGGCCCAGCTCTACACCCCCTAGCAGAGCCTGGACTCCAACCCAAGAGGGTCCTGGAGACCTGGGCAGGCCATGGGCTCCAGAGGTTGTGTCCCAGACCACAGGGCTTGGGATCGAGGGGATCATTGCCACCTCCACAGCTTCAGGGGACGATGAGGagaccaccactaccaccaccattgtcaccaccaccatcaccacagtcCGGCCACCAG GCCCTTGTAGCTGGAATTTCTCCGGCCCAGAGGGCTCTCTGGACTCCCCCACGGCCCCCAGCTCACCTCCTGATGTCGGCCTGGACTGTTTCTACTACATCTCTGTCTACCCTGGCTACGGCGTGGAAATCAAG GTCCAGAACATCAGCCTCCGGGAGGGGGAGACGGTGACCGTGGAGGGTCTGGGGGGACCTGACCCACTGCCCCTGGCCAACCAGTCTTTCCTGCTTCGGGGCCAAGTCATCCGCAGCCCCACCCACCAAGCGGCCCTGAGGTTCCAGAGTCTCCCACCACCTGCTGGGCCTGGCACCTTCCATTTCCACTACCAAG CCTATCTCCTGAGCTGCCACTTTCCCCGACGTCCAGCTTATGGAGATGTGACTGTCACCAGCCTCCATCCAGGAGGCAGCGCCCGCTTCTACTGTGCCACTGGCTACCAGCTGAAGGGTGCCAGGCTCCTTACCTGTCTCAATGCCACCCAGCCCTTCTGGGATTCTCAGGAGCCTGTCTGCATCG CTGCCTGTGGTGGAGTGATCCGCAATGCTACCACTGGCCGCATCGTGTCTCCCGGCTTCCCGGGCAACTACAGCAACAACCTCACCTGCCACTGGCTGCTTGAGGCTCCTGAGGGCCAGCGGCTACACCTGCACTTTGAGAAAGTTTCCCTAGCAGAGGATGATGACAG GCTCATCATTCGCAATGGGGACAACGTGGAGGCCCCGCCAGTGTACGATTCCTATGAGGTGGAATACCTGCCCATTGAGGGCCTGCTCAGCTCTGGCAGACACTTCTTTGTGGACCTCAGTACCGACAGCAGCGGGGCAGCGGCAGGCATGGCCCTGCGCTATGAGG CCTTCCAGCAGGGCCATTGCTATGAGCCTTTTGTCAAATACGGCAACTTCAGCAGTAGCGCACCCTCCTACCCTGTGGGTACCACTGTGGAGTTCAGCTGCGACCCTGGCTACACCCTGGAGCAGGGTTCCATCATCATCGAATGTGTCGACCCCCACGATCCCCAGTGGAATGAGACAGAGCCAGCCTGCCGAG CCGTGTGCAGTGGGGAGATCACAGACTCAGCCGGCGTGGTGCTCTCCCCCAACTGGCCCGAGCCCTACGGCCGAGGGCAGGACTGCATCTGGGGTGTGCACGTGGAAGAGGACAAGCGCATCATGCTGGATGTCCGAGT GCTGCGCATAGGCCCTGGTGACGTACTTACCTTCTATGATGGGGACGACCTGACAGCCCGGGTCCTGGGCCAGTACTCAGGGCCCCGTGGCCACTTCAAGCTCTTTACCTCCATGGCTGATGTTACCATCCAGTTCCAGTCGGACCCTGGGACCTCAGTGCTGGGCTACCAGCAGGGCTTCGTCATCCACTTCTTTG AGGTACCCCGCAATGACACATGTCCGGAGCTACCTGACATCCCCAATGGCTGGAAGAGCCCGTCGCAGCCTGAGCTGGTGCATGGCACTGTGGTCACTTACCAGTGCTACCCTGGCTACCAGGTGGTGGGATCCAGTGTCCTCATGTGCCAGTGGGACCTAACCTGGAGTGAGGACCTGCCCTCATGCCAGAGGG TGACTTCCTGTCATGACCCCGGAGACGTGGAGCACAGCCGACGCCTCGTATCCAGTCCCAAGTTTCCCGTGGGGGCCACCGTGCAGTATATCTGTGACCAGGGTTTTGTGCTGACGGGTAGTGCCATCCTCACCTGCCATGACCGTCAGGCCGGCAGCCCCAAGTGGAGTGACCGGGCCCCCAAATGTCTCT TGGAACAGCTCAAGCCATGCCATGGCCTTAGTGCCCCTGAGAATGGTGCCCGCAGTCCTGAGAAGCAGCTACACCCAGCAGGGGCTACTGTCCACTTCTCCTGTGCCCCTGGTTATGTGTTGAAGGGCCAGGCCAGCATCAAGTGTGTGCCTGGACACCCCTCACATTGGAGTGACCCCCCACCCATCTGCAGAGCTG CCTCTCTGGATGGGTTCTACAGCAGCCGCAGCCTGGATG TTGCCAAGGCACCTGCTGCTTCCAGCACCCTGGATGCTGCCCACATTGCAGCTGCCATCTTCTTGCCGCTGGTGGCAATGGCGCTGTTGGTGGGAGGTGTGTACCTTTACTTCTCCAG GTTCCAGGGAAAAACCTCCCTGCAGCTGCCCCGAACACGACCCCGCCCCTATAGCCGCATCACCGTAGAATCAGCATTTGACAATCCAACTTACGAGACTGGA TCTCTTTCCTTTGCAGGAGATGAGAGAATATGA